A stretch of Vigna angularis cultivar LongXiaoDou No.4 chromosome 4, ASM1680809v1, whole genome shotgun sequence DNA encodes these proteins:
- the LOC108330244 gene encoding aldehyde oxidase GLOX, with the protein MITILFFLICVGFSDGANVRPSEGRKGQWQLLLNSTGVVGMHLALTYKNTVVMFDQTGAGPSRYKLRRRFHGSTCSRSRHDMMDSTCYAHSVEYDISTNKVRPLRIDTDPWCSSGSFLSNGTLLQVGGNEKGAKRVRFFRPCGNDQCNWIQSKKTLSDMRWYASSQLLPEHDRVVVVGGRRTFTYEFVPKISRGEKSFDLPFLHQTDDRNEGGNNLYPFLHLSSDGNLFIFANRDSILLNLRRNRVIKTFPRIPGEGSRNYPSSGSSVILPLDHRDNFQKVEVMVCGGSSTGAFTAAARRRFLEGLRSCGRMVITGERNKWNMEHMPKPRLLNDMVILPKGDILIINGAERGSAGYDNARNASLEPFLYSPNKRLGARFRVLMSTKIARMYHSSATLLPDGRVLVAGSNPHGRYIFHNVAYPTELRLQAFVPHYMERRYHSLRPNNLTIEYGGANHAIEYGKEFRVRFFLMRRPNNEMEFSAYAPPFTTHSFAMNQRMLKLRCRSLQRSGDGWVLAVLEAPPSSLVAPSGYYMLTVVNGGIPSMSQWVHFGHA; encoded by the coding sequence ATGATCACAATCCTATTTTTCTTGATTTGTGTTGGATTCAGCGATGGTGCCAATGTGAGACCGTCTGAGGGGAGAAAAGGGCAGTGGCAACTTCTCCTTAACAGCACTGGCGTGGTTGGCATGCATCTGGCTTTAACCTACAAAAACACAGTCGTAATGTTCGATCAAACTGGAGCTGGCCCTTCTCGTTACAAACTTCGCAGACGCTTCCATGGAAGCACGTGCAGCAGAAGCAGGCATGATATGATGGACTCCACATGCTATGCTCATTCTGTAGAGTATGACATTAGTACCAATAAAGTGAGGCCTCTGAGAATTGACACTGATCCTTGGTGTTCCTCTGGTTCATTCCTGAGCAATGGTACTCTTTTACAAGTAGGTGGAAATGAAAAAGGTGCCAAACGTGTCAGATTCTTTAGGCCCTGTGGGAATGACCAATGTAACTGGATACAATCAAAGAAAACACTATCTGATATGAGGTGGTATGCTTCTAGTCAGCTACTACCAGAACATGATAGGGTGGTGGTTGTTGGTGGAAGAAGAACTTTCACATATGAATTTGTGCCAAAAATTAGTCGTGGAGAAAAATCCTTTGACCTTCCATTTTTGCACCAAACCGATGACAGGAATGAAGGAGGGAACAACCTATACCCCTTTCTCCACCTTTCATCAGACGGAAACTTGTTCATTTTCGCCAACCGCGATTCCATCCTACTCAACTTGAGAAGAAACAGAGTGATCAAGACCTTCCCTCGGATTCCAGGAGAAGGGTCGAGAAACTATCCAAGCTCAGGCTCATCTGTGATACTCCCATTGGACCACAGAGACAACTTCCAAAAGGTGGAAGTTATGGTGTGTGGTGGCTCATCCACTGGAGCCTTTACAGCTGCCGCTAGGCGAAGATTCTTGGAAGGGTTAAGATCATGTGGAAGAATGGTGATCACAGGAGAGAGGAACAAGTGGAATATGGAGCACATGCCCAAGCCACGTCTCTTAAATGACATGGTGATTCTCCCTAAAGGTGACATCCTAATCATAAATGGTGCTGAACGAGGGTCTGCGGGATATGACAATGCTAGAAACGCTTCTCTTGAACCTTTTCTCTACAGCCCCAACAAAAGACTTGGAGCAAGGTTCAGAGTCCTTATGTCCACCAAGATAGCAAGAATGTATCACTCATCAGCAACTCTTCTTCCTGATGGGAGGGTCTTGGTTGCGGGTAGTAACCCTCATGGGAGGTACATTTTTCACAATGTGGCATACCCAACTGAACTAAGACTTCAAGCATTTGTTCCACACTATATGGAAAGGAGGTACCATAGCTTGAGGCCTAATAACTTGACCATAGAATATGGTGGTGCCAACCATGCAATTGAGTATGGGAAAGAGTTTAGAGTTAGGTTCTTCTTAATGAGGAGGCCTAACAATGAGATGGAGTTCAGTGCCTATGCACCACCATTTACCACTCATTCTTTTGCCATGAATCAGAGGATGCTGAAGCTGAGGTGCAGGAGCTTGCAGAGAAGTGGTGATGGGTGGGTGCTTGCAGTCTTGGAAGCCCCACCATCATCCCTTGTTGCACCTTCTGGTTACTACATGCTCACGGTTGTTAATGGTGGAATTCCAAGCATGTCTCAGTGGGTTCACTTTGGACACGCCTAA